Proteins from a genomic interval of Nematostella vectensis chromosome 12, jaNemVect1.1, whole genome shotgun sequence:
- the LOC5510105 gene encoding general transcription factor 3C polypeptide 4 — MAAKLIFSGEVIEEKFLQQVQSVAGSISWSKDDRIAVICDQGVYVFSLEVSEKHRGVAYTLSCIPCDKEVASLTKINDGQQFFSQALDAYGTQSVGLYLESTVISSSMIKTVAWSPPGCDREKRCIFASLSMDFKIKIHFCSSNSWQEATELSSAWQSYCKETCYFDTYNKSSGICDFQKVTVKTLPLINKCLKFIQFTTLVWCAELFMQDRDSSEASNKFSVLTAATRSGIISFWKVPVPVDSNTSASLIGTWDTHMEWPCSMDWLASSQHEGLLAVGDSSGLLRVFRVRIGNSSIADGPINVQVLWKLWDHKDEMAINSIHWSPLGAEGSMYLFASKTSSIIRFTIPENGTDTSHRHEIIHGIHQDSVIALDACANGSVFSCDSTGTVQRVAMGTLIPEELQLETNRRTPCYGLGVSSNGLYTVLVRSTDINTASKANVLKSWVQFISLVDESTLSAAIKTATITGTLSWDVRQALRHYVHQQDVPVPAWPLMDQPLDSLNIASLRIRYCVVQQLNKKKASPEDEAINDGELEVFDCIFRLLALERLTSWLDYYEGKGKECPVADRTCALIAAEWLLLNLDDARSLSLATRTYRALGHTALAAQATQIRKDALVVIDEDDDELKEPGCKKVKIGKVEGWLNREPAVSSPHNGRNTRTPSSYTDSRLPIKESCPICKSEVPLTDLRRGVCTSGHSWLRCAVSFCICAEFKYHVCIECRGCVSTGNEETSTWLRRLLRRTDCCPVCGNWLS, encoded by the exons atggcggcaaagCTGATCTTTTCTGGCGAAGTTATTGAGGAGAAGTTCTTGCAGCAAGTGCAGTCTGTAGCTGGCTCTATCTCCTGGTCTAAAGATGACAGAATAGCTGTGATTTGCGATCAAGGtgtttatgttttt TCATTGGAAGTGTCAGAAAAGCACCGTGGAGTAGCATATACTCTCTCATGTATTCCATGCGATAAAGAAGTGGCCTCACTTACAAAAATTAACGATGGACAACAGTTTTTCAGTCAAGCACTGGACGCTTATGGAACACAAAGTGTGGGGTTATACTTAGAATCAACAGTTATATCTAGCAGTATGATCAAAACTGTTGCATGGTCCCCCCCAGGATGTGACAgggaaaaaag GTGTATCTTTGCATCCCTTTCCATGGACTTCAAAATCAAGATACATTTTTGCAGCTCTAACAGTTGGCAAGAAGCAACTGAACTATCCTCTGCCTGGCAAAGCTACTGCAAAGAGACATGTTACTTTGACACTTACAATAAAAGTTCAGGGATTTGTGatttccaaaaggttacagtGAAGACTTTACCACTCATCAACAAGTGCTTAAAATTCATTCAGTTTACTACTTTGGTGTGGTGCGCAGAACTTTTTATGCAAGACAGGGATTCAAGTGAGGCatcaaataaattttcagTGCTTACTGCAGCTACAAGAAGTGGCATTATCTCATTTTGGAAGGTTCCTGTTCCAGTGGATTCAAATACGAGTGCATCTTTGATTGGAACTTGGGATACACATATGGAATGGCCATGCTCGATGGATTGGTTAGCTAGTTCACAACATGAAg GTCTCCTGGCTGTTGGAGATTCATCTGGGCTTCTCAGAGTTTTCAGGGTCAGAATTGGAAATTCTTCAATTGCGGATGGGCCAATCAATGTTCAGGTTCTTTGGAAGTTATGGGACCATAAAGATGAAATGGCAATAAACTCCATTCATTGGTCCCCTTTG GGGGCTGAAGGCAGCATGTACTTATTTGCAAGCAAGACCTCATCCATCATAAGGTTCACTATTCCAGAAAATGGCACCGATACTAGTCACAGACATGAAATTATACATGGCATACACCAGGACTCTGTCATTGCACTGGACGCATGTGCCAATGGAAGTGTGTTCTCATGTGATTCGACTGGGACAGTCCAGAGGGTGGCCATGG GCACCCTGATACCTGAGGAGCTACAATTGGAGACCAATCGCAGGACCCCATGTTATGGTCTGGGGGTGTCCTCAAATGGACTTTACACTGTCTTGGTTCGTAGTACGGACATTAACACTGCCAGCAAGGCTAACGTCCTGAAGAGCTGG GTTCAGTTTATTTCACTTGTTGATGAAAGCACCCTCTCAGCAGCCATCAAAACAGCTACAATAACTGGCACATTATCCTGGGATGTCAGACAGGCCCTACGTCATTACGTACACCAGCAGGATGTCCCTGTCCCTGCATGGCCCTTGATGGACCAGCCATTGGACTCCCTTAATATTGCGTCCCTTCGCATCCGTTACTGCGTGGTGCAGCAGTTGAATAAGAAGAAGGCGAGTCCTGAGGATGAAGCAATTAATGATGGGGAATTGGAGGTTTTTGACTGCATTTTTAGATTGCTGGCTTTAGAAAGATTGACGTCTTGGTTGGACTACTATGAGGGAAAAGGGAAGGAATGCCCAG TTGCAGACCGCACATGCGCACTGATCGCTGCCGAGTGGCTTCTACTGAACCTTGACGATGCGCGGTCACTCAGCCTCGCTACCAGGACCTACAGAGCCCTAGGCCACACAGCCCTTGCAGCACAGGCTACCCAAATCCGCAAGGACGCTTTAGTGGTtattgatgaagatgatgatgagttGAAGGAGCCTGGCTGTAAAAAGGTGAAGATTGGTAAAGTTGAAGGTTGGTTAAACAGAGAGCCTGCCGTCTCATCTCCTCATAATGGGCGGAACACAAGAACGCCTTCGTCTTACACAGACAGCCGGCTGCCAATCAAAGAATCATGTCCAATATGCAAGAGTGAAGTGCCTCTGACCGATCTGCGCCGCGGTGTCTGTACAAGTGGTCATTCCTGGCTGCGATGTGCTGTGTCATTTTGTATCTGCGCAGAGTTCAAATATCACGTGTGCATCGAGTGTCGTGGATGCGTGTCAACTGGTAACGAGGAGACGTCGACATGGTTACGGCGCTTATTACGAAGGACAGATTGTTGTCCTGTTTGCGGTAACTGGCTGTCTTAG
- the LOC5510106 gene encoding protein N-terminal asparagine amidohydrolase isoform X13, which yields MPLIVEGTLVDETISNINDLVKRFPLLKARSDSLIRQACKDVGKAGLVYVHQREYATVTTQDENIHIIGSGDATTCQIIVLQEKDSGVTCLAHLDGSEMEEAVSSMVQSIQGHSSVQQDPLQIDVHIAGGFLDKRGISQQITRELLGILLDQKSAFHLQTAAVTDLNDSVRDGVHYPIVYGIAVDVRSGRIFNASFPDKRPDSILRHARNFTGNKRVEEIYNSKDQELRIRPFHHQHPMNNAAFFATAPREIILKQHFLLLSILSYTVL from the exons ATGCCATTGATAGTTGAAGGAACACTTGTTGATGAAACCATAAGCAACATAAATGATCTTGTGAAAAGATTTCCGCTTTTAAAG GCAAGATCGGATTCTCTCATCAGACAGGCTTGTAAAGATGTGGGAAAGGCAGGACTGGTTTATGTCCATCAAAGAGAGTATGCAACTGTCACTACACAGGATG AAAACATCCATATTATAGGATCTGGTGATGCTACCACCTGTCAGATAATTGTCCTACAGGAAAAAG attcaGGTGTAACATGCTTAGCGCATCTGGATGGGAGTGAAATGGAAGAGGCTGTGTCATCAATGGTACAATCCATACAGGGACACTCAAGTGTTCAACAAGATCCATTACA AATTGATGTACATATTGCTGGTGGATTCCTGGATAAGAGAGGCATTTCCCAACAGATTACCAGGGAGCTTTTAG GTATACTCCTTGACCAGAAATCAGCCTTTCACTTGCAAACTGCTGCTGTAACAG aTTTGAATGACTCAGTAAGGGATGGTGTTCATTATCCTATTGTCTATGGAATTG CTGTAGATGTGAGGTCAGGAAGGATATTCAATGCGTCATTTCCAGACAAAAGACCTGATTCCATCCTAAGACATGCAAGGAACTTTACAGGAAATAAAAGG GTGGAGGAGATATACAATTCGAAAGACCAAGAACTTCGCATTCGTCCATTCCACCATCAGCACCCTATGAACAATGCAGCTTTTTTTGCGACAGCACCAAGAGAGATCATTCTTAAG CAACACTTTCTTCTGTTATCAATCCTTTCATATACGGTGTTATGA
- the LOC5510106 gene encoding protein N-terminal asparagine amidohydrolase isoform X6 — MPLIVEGTLVDETISNINDLVKRFPLLKARSDSLIRQACKDVGKAGLVYVHQREYATVTTQDENIHIIGSGDATTCQIIVLQEKDSGVTCLAHLDGSEMEEAVSSMVQSIQGHSSVQQDPLQIDVHIAGGFLDKRGISQQITRELLGILLDQKSAFHLQTAAVTDLNDSVRDGVHYPIVYGIAVDVRSGRIFNASFPDKRPDSILRHARNFTGNKRIRLFHQIMGQAVDKVEEIYNSKDQELRIRPFHHQHPMNNAAFFATAPREIILKENDVHEREHRCLKKYPKRIHIVLIASHSC, encoded by the exons ATGCCATTGATAGTTGAAGGAACACTTGTTGATGAAACCATAAGCAACATAAATGATCTTGTGAAAAGATTTCCGCTTTTAAAG GCAAGATCGGATTCTCTCATCAGACAGGCTTGTAAAGATGTGGGAAAGGCAGGACTGGTTTATGTCCATCAAAGAGAGTATGCAACTGTCACTACACAGGATG AAAACATCCATATTATAGGATCTGGTGATGCTACCACCTGTCAGATAATTGTCCTACAGGAAAAAG attcaGGTGTAACATGCTTAGCGCATCTGGATGGGAGTGAAATGGAAGAGGCTGTGTCATCAATGGTACAATCCATACAGGGACACTCAAGTGTTCAACAAGATCCATTACA AATTGATGTACATATTGCTGGTGGATTCCTGGATAAGAGAGGCATTTCCCAACAGATTACCAGGGAGCTTTTAG GTATACTCCTTGACCAGAAATCAGCCTTTCACTTGCAAACTGCTGCTGTAACAG aTTTGAATGACTCAGTAAGGGATGGTGTTCATTATCCTATTGTCTATGGAATTG CTGTAGATGTGAGGTCAGGAAGGATATTCAATGCGTCATTTCCAGACAAAAGACCTGATTCCATCCTAAGACATGCAAGGAACTTTACAGGAAATAAAAGG ATCCGGCTTTTCCACCAAATAATGGGACAGGCGGTTGACAAG GTGGAGGAGATATACAATTCGAAAGACCAAGAACTTCGCATTCGTCCATTCCACCATCAGCACCCTATGAACAATGCAGCTTTTTTTGCGACAGCACCAAGAGAGATCATTCTTAAG GAGAACGATGTCCATGAGAGGGAACACAGATGTCTAAAGAAATATCCAAAGCGAATACATATTGTGCTAATTGCCTCACATTCGTGTTAG
- the LOC5510106 gene encoding protein N-terminal asparagine amidohydrolase isoform X9 yields the protein MPLIVEGTLVDETISNINDLVKRFPLLKARSDSLIRQACKDVGKAGLVYVHQREYATVTTQDENIHIIGSGDATTCQIIVLQEKDSGVTCLAHLDGSEMEEAVSSMVQSIQGHSSVQQDPLQIDVHIAGGFLDKRGISQQITRELLGILLDQKSAFHLQTAAVTDLNDSVRDGVHYPIVYGIAVDVRSGRIFNASFPDKRPDSILRHARNFTGNKRIRLFHQIMGQAVDKVEEIYNSKDQELRIRPFHHQHPMNNAAFFATAPREIILKQHFLLLSILSYTVL from the exons ATGCCATTGATAGTTGAAGGAACACTTGTTGATGAAACCATAAGCAACATAAATGATCTTGTGAAAAGATTTCCGCTTTTAAAG GCAAGATCGGATTCTCTCATCAGACAGGCTTGTAAAGATGTGGGAAAGGCAGGACTGGTTTATGTCCATCAAAGAGAGTATGCAACTGTCACTACACAGGATG AAAACATCCATATTATAGGATCTGGTGATGCTACCACCTGTCAGATAATTGTCCTACAGGAAAAAG attcaGGTGTAACATGCTTAGCGCATCTGGATGGGAGTGAAATGGAAGAGGCTGTGTCATCAATGGTACAATCCATACAGGGACACTCAAGTGTTCAACAAGATCCATTACA AATTGATGTACATATTGCTGGTGGATTCCTGGATAAGAGAGGCATTTCCCAACAGATTACCAGGGAGCTTTTAG GTATACTCCTTGACCAGAAATCAGCCTTTCACTTGCAAACTGCTGCTGTAACAG aTTTGAATGACTCAGTAAGGGATGGTGTTCATTATCCTATTGTCTATGGAATTG CTGTAGATGTGAGGTCAGGAAGGATATTCAATGCGTCATTTCCAGACAAAAGACCTGATTCCATCCTAAGACATGCAAGGAACTTTACAGGAAATAAAAGG ATCCGGCTTTTCCACCAAATAATGGGACAGGCGGTTGACAAG GTGGAGGAGATATACAATTCGAAAGACCAAGAACTTCGCATTCGTCCATTCCACCATCAGCACCCTATGAACAATGCAGCTTTTTTTGCGACAGCACCAAGAGAGATCATTCTTAAG CAACACTTTCTTCTGTTATCAATCCTTTCATATACGGTGTTATGA
- the LOC5510106 gene encoding protein N-terminal asparagine amidohydrolase isoform X8, with protein MPLIVEGTLVDETISNINDLVKRFPLLKARSDSLIRQACKDVGKAGLVYVHQREYATVTTQDENIHIIGSGDATTCQIIVLQEKDSGVTCLAHLDGSEMEEAVSSMVQSIQGHSSVQQDPLQIDVHIAGGFLDKRGISQQITRELLGILLDQKSAFHLQTAAVTDLNDSVRDGVHYPIVYGIAVDVRSGRIFNASFPDKRPDSILRHARNFTGNKRIRLFHQIMGQAVDKVEEIYNSKDQELRIRPFHHQHPMNNAAFFATAPREIILKQHFLPLSILSYTVL; from the exons ATGCCATTGATAGTTGAAGGAACACTTGTTGATGAAACCATAAGCAACATAAATGATCTTGTGAAAAGATTTCCGCTTTTAAAG GCAAGATCGGATTCTCTCATCAGACAGGCTTGTAAAGATGTGGGAAAGGCAGGACTGGTTTATGTCCATCAAAGAGAGTATGCAACTGTCACTACACAGGATG AAAACATCCATATTATAGGATCTGGTGATGCTACCACCTGTCAGATAATTGTCCTACAGGAAAAAG attcaGGTGTAACATGCTTAGCGCATCTGGATGGGAGTGAAATGGAAGAGGCTGTGTCATCAATGGTACAATCCATACAGGGACACTCAAGTGTTCAACAAGATCCATTACA AATTGATGTACATATTGCTGGTGGATTCCTGGATAAGAGAGGCATTTCCCAACAGATTACCAGGGAGCTTTTAG GTATACTCCTTGACCAGAAATCAGCCTTTCACTTGCAAACTGCTGCTGTAACAG aTTTGAATGACTCAGTAAGGGATGGTGTTCATTATCCTATTGTCTATGGAATTG CTGTAGATGTGAGGTCAGGAAGGATATTCAATGCGTCATTTCCAGACAAAAGACCTGATTCCATCCTAAGACATGCAAGGAACTTTACAGGAAATAAAAGG ATCCGGCTTTTCCACCAAATAATGGGACAGGCGGTTGACAAG GTGGAGGAGATATACAATTCGAAAGACCAAGAACTTCGCATTCGTCCATTCCACCATCAGCACCCTATGAACAATGCAGCTTTTTTTGCGACAGCACCAAGAGAGATCATTCTTAAG CAACACTTTCTTCCGTTATCAATCCTTTCATATACGGTGTTATGA
- the LOC5510106 gene encoding protein N-terminal asparagine amidohydrolase isoform X7: MPLIVEGTLVDETISNINDLVKRFPLLKARSDSLIRQACKDVGKAGLVYVHQREYATVTTQDENIHIIGSGDATTCQIIVLQEKDSGVTCLAHLDGSEMEEAVSSMVQSIQGHSSVQQDPLQIDVHIAGGFLDKRGISQQITRELLGILLDQKSAFHLQTAAVTDLNDSVRDGVHYPIVYGIAVDVRSGRIFNASFPDKRPDSILRHARNFTGNKRVEEIYNSKDQELRIRPFHHQHPMNNAAFFATAPREIILKENDVHEREHRCLKKYPKRIHIVLIASHSC, translated from the exons ATGCCATTGATAGTTGAAGGAACACTTGTTGATGAAACCATAAGCAACATAAATGATCTTGTGAAAAGATTTCCGCTTTTAAAG GCAAGATCGGATTCTCTCATCAGACAGGCTTGTAAAGATGTGGGAAAGGCAGGACTGGTTTATGTCCATCAAAGAGAGTATGCAACTGTCACTACACAGGATG AAAACATCCATATTATAGGATCTGGTGATGCTACCACCTGTCAGATAATTGTCCTACAGGAAAAAG attcaGGTGTAACATGCTTAGCGCATCTGGATGGGAGTGAAATGGAAGAGGCTGTGTCATCAATGGTACAATCCATACAGGGACACTCAAGTGTTCAACAAGATCCATTACA AATTGATGTACATATTGCTGGTGGATTCCTGGATAAGAGAGGCATTTCCCAACAGATTACCAGGGAGCTTTTAG GTATACTCCTTGACCAGAAATCAGCCTTTCACTTGCAAACTGCTGCTGTAACAG aTTTGAATGACTCAGTAAGGGATGGTGTTCATTATCCTATTGTCTATGGAATTG CTGTAGATGTGAGGTCAGGAAGGATATTCAATGCGTCATTTCCAGACAAAAGACCTGATTCCATCCTAAGACATGCAAGGAACTTTACAGGAAATAAAAGG GTGGAGGAGATATACAATTCGAAAGACCAAGAACTTCGCATTCGTCCATTCCACCATCAGCACCCTATGAACAATGCAGCTTTTTTTGCGACAGCACCAAGAGAGATCATTCTTAAG GAGAACGATGTCCATGAGAGGGAACACAGATGTCTAAAGAAATATCCAAAGCGAATACATATTGTGCTAATTGCCTCACATTCGTGTTAG
- the LOC5510106 gene encoding protein N-terminal asparagine amidohydrolase isoform X12 has translation MPLIVEGTLVDETISNINDLVKRFPLLKARSDSLIRQACKDVGKAGLVYVHQREYATVTTQDENIHIIGSGDATTCQIIVLQEKDSGVTCLAHLDGSEMEEAVSSMVQSIQGHSSVQQDPLQIDVHIAGGFLDKRGISQQITRELLGILLDQKSAFHLQTAAVTDLNDSVRDGVHYPIVYGIAVDVRSGRIFNASFPDKRPDSILRHARNFTGNKRVEEIYNSKDQELRIRPFHHQHPMNNAAFFATAPREIILKQHFLPLSILSYTVL, from the exons ATGCCATTGATAGTTGAAGGAACACTTGTTGATGAAACCATAAGCAACATAAATGATCTTGTGAAAAGATTTCCGCTTTTAAAG GCAAGATCGGATTCTCTCATCAGACAGGCTTGTAAAGATGTGGGAAAGGCAGGACTGGTTTATGTCCATCAAAGAGAGTATGCAACTGTCACTACACAGGATG AAAACATCCATATTATAGGATCTGGTGATGCTACCACCTGTCAGATAATTGTCCTACAGGAAAAAG attcaGGTGTAACATGCTTAGCGCATCTGGATGGGAGTGAAATGGAAGAGGCTGTGTCATCAATGGTACAATCCATACAGGGACACTCAAGTGTTCAACAAGATCCATTACA AATTGATGTACATATTGCTGGTGGATTCCTGGATAAGAGAGGCATTTCCCAACAGATTACCAGGGAGCTTTTAG GTATACTCCTTGACCAGAAATCAGCCTTTCACTTGCAAACTGCTGCTGTAACAG aTTTGAATGACTCAGTAAGGGATGGTGTTCATTATCCTATTGTCTATGGAATTG CTGTAGATGTGAGGTCAGGAAGGATATTCAATGCGTCATTTCCAGACAAAAGACCTGATTCCATCCTAAGACATGCAAGGAACTTTACAGGAAATAAAAGG GTGGAGGAGATATACAATTCGAAAGACCAAGAACTTCGCATTCGTCCATTCCACCATCAGCACCCTATGAACAATGCAGCTTTTTTTGCGACAGCACCAAGAGAGATCATTCTTAAG CAACACTTTCTTCCGTTATCAATCCTTTCATATACGGTGTTATGA
- the LOC5510106 gene encoding protein N-terminal asparagine amidohydrolase isoform X10, translating into MPLIVEGTLVDETISNINDLVKRFPLLKARSDSLIRQACKDVGKAGLVYVHQREYATVTTQDENIHIIGSGDATTCQIIVLQEKDSGVTCLAHLDGSEMEEAVSSMVQSIQGHSSVQQDPLQIDVHIAGGFLDKRGISQQITRELLGILLDQKSAFHLQTAAVTDLNDSVRDGVHYPIVYGIAVDVRSGRIFNASFPDKRPDSILRHARNFTGNKRIRLFHQIMGQAVDKVEEIYNSKDQELRIRPFHHQHPMNNAAFFATAPREIILKQHFLPLSTLSYTVL; encoded by the exons ATGCCATTGATAGTTGAAGGAACACTTGTTGATGAAACCATAAGCAACATAAATGATCTTGTGAAAAGATTTCCGCTTTTAAAG GCAAGATCGGATTCTCTCATCAGACAGGCTTGTAAAGATGTGGGAAAGGCAGGACTGGTTTATGTCCATCAAAGAGAGTATGCAACTGTCACTACACAGGATG AAAACATCCATATTATAGGATCTGGTGATGCTACCACCTGTCAGATAATTGTCCTACAGGAAAAAG attcaGGTGTAACATGCTTAGCGCATCTGGATGGGAGTGAAATGGAAGAGGCTGTGTCATCAATGGTACAATCCATACAGGGACACTCAAGTGTTCAACAAGATCCATTACA AATTGATGTACATATTGCTGGTGGATTCCTGGATAAGAGAGGCATTTCCCAACAGATTACCAGGGAGCTTTTAG GTATACTCCTTGACCAGAAATCAGCCTTTCACTTGCAAACTGCTGCTGTAACAG aTTTGAATGACTCAGTAAGGGATGGTGTTCATTATCCTATTGTCTATGGAATTG CTGTAGATGTGAGGTCAGGAAGGATATTCAATGCGTCATTTCCAGACAAAAGACCTGATTCCATCCTAAGACATGCAAGGAACTTTACAGGAAATAAAAGG ATCCGGCTTTTCCACCAAATAATGGGACAGGCGGTTGACAAG GTGGAGGAGATATACAATTCGAAAGACCAAGAACTTCGCATTCGTCCATTCCACCATCAGCACCCTATGAACAATGCAGCTTTTTTTGCGACAGCACCAAGAGAGATCATTCTTAAG CAACACTTTCTTCCGTTATCAACCCTTTCATATACGGTGTTATGA
- the LOC5510102 gene encoding somatostatin receptor type 5 translates to MSSFDERLSALQEKLLSRGTARVVIEPLVFIILSLVGLIGNILVLWIVKKKRNEGKVIYLFIGALAVTDVLLLAISPIFEFPALVLGKWPFSDLACQFHAFYILSLANASILLMAATAINRYFQVVRPNYYRILFTPSRTRFFICGTYLFACFAPVPYLASGEQYTFNPGKGFCFQKPNLKPASLSIYFSCSCSMLVLTACYFKIFKSIHNHQARVTAMQQNSNFISGPSVQDIKVTRTLFLTVLGFVCCWTPVIVMDIIDMTRGLFSLPRELYFLYFFLATLSSVINPFIYGVMNPMFREEYKKILRIACAGWNAEVGHINPVIRSAAPGQNIEAPHVESTQRFTVPCRTTEHGHEGPLRTTTGTARDIEDRQTSPIQRPSTSGWNREVEHIKPVQKSTRAPIWSTSIEQ, encoded by the exons ATGTCTTCTTTTGACGAACGTTTAAGCGCCCTTCAAGAGAAGTTATTGTCAAGGGGAACGGCTCGCGTCGTTATCGAGCCTCTGGTGTTCATCATACTAAGCCTGGTAGGGCTGATTGGTAACATTCTCGTCCTGTGGATcgtaaagaaaaagagaaatgaaGGCAAAGTGATATACTTATTCATCGGAGCATTAGCTGTCACGGATGTGTTGCTACTTGCTATCTCCCCTATTTTTGAATTCCCAGCGTTAGTGCTTGGAAAATGGCCATTTTCTGACCTTGCCTGCCAGTTTCACGCATTCTACATATTATCCCTCGCAAACGCATCTATACTGCTCATGGCTGCCACCGCAATCAATCGGTATTTCCAAGTCGTGCGCCCGAACTATTATCGAATTTTGTTCACGCCATCGCGTACAAGGTTTTTCATTTGTGGAACATACCTGTTCGCTTGTTTTGCACCGGTTCCTTATCTCGCTAGCGGAGAGCAATACACTTTCAATCCCGGAAAAggcttttgttttcaaaaaccaaATTTAAAACCAGCTTCATTGTCTATCTACTTTAGTTGTAGTTGTTCGATGCTTGTTTTAACTGCATGCTATTTCAAGATTTTTAAATCCATTCACAATCACCAAGCCAGAGTTACCGCCATGCAGCAAAACAGCAATTTCATCTCCGGACCAAGCGTCCAAGATATCAAAGTGACGAGAACTCTGTTTCTCACTGTACTGggatttgtttgttgttggaCACCAGTAATAGTTATGGATATAATCGACATGACTCGGGGCCTGTTCTCCTTGCCTCGGGAACTTtatttcttatatttcttCTTAGCAACACTTTCTTCTGTTATCAATCCTTTCATATACGGTGTTATGAATCCCATGTTCCGGGAGGAATACAAGAAGATTCTAAGAATAGCATGTGCTGGTTGGAATGCAGAGGTGGGACACATAAATCCGGTAATAAGAAGTGCAGCTCCTGGTCAAAATATTGAGGCTCCACACGTAGAATCAACACAAAGATTCACAGTTCCTTGTCGTACTACAGAACATGGGCATGAAGGGCCGCTGAGAACAACAACAG GTACTGCCCGGGATATAGAGGATAGGCAAACGAGCCCAATACAAAGGCCGTCTACTTCTGGTTGGAATAGAGAGGTTGAACACATTAAGCCAGTACAAAAATCAACCCGAGCTCCTATCTGGAGTACATCGATTGAACAATAA